AGCCAACTGACATGCGAAGCAGGGAAAGAAGGTagcttttttttaatattttaaattaatAGTTTAATTCAATAATAATGTTTCCATGAATACTTAGTTTTGGTGATTTATTATTGCAGAGGCGGTGGTAGGTTCAATGACCGCAGGCGCTCACCACCACGTCGCTACTCCCGCTCACCGCCACGTCGCTACTCTCGATCACGATCTCACAGCCGTGACTACTCTCCTCCCCCAAAGAGAAAACAGCACACAAGGTATGCTTCATCACGTTAAATATATGTTTTTTGAACTATTTGGCATGCTGTCATGAATCTTATGATTTGCTCTGATTATTGTGGGTAGGTCTGTTTCACCTCAAGAGAAAAGGCATAGCCGAGAAAGGTCACTCTCACAGTCTCCGGTTAGAGAGCGGTCTCCACCTTATGATGGTTCTCCAAGAAGCCGCAGTAGGTCTCCACCTTACAACGGGTCAAGGAGCCAAAACCGTAGTCCTGAAAGGGAGCGGCTGCCAGCAAGGGACCGCAGTCCTGCAAGGGAGCGACGGGCACCAAGGGATCTAAGCCGTAGTCGTAGTGCTAGCCCTGATGCACGTGACTACCCCAGGGGTGAGCCAGAGAGGGACATATCTCCTAGTCCCTGAGCCTGATGTgtttgaatgtgttttaagcTTTGTGGTTATGGTTTGTCACTTATTTGGAGAAACTCATGTTGCTAGACAATGGTAACTGTACTCTTATGGTGATGTACTCTGAATGTTTTGATTTATGAGATTTTATAAGTTAAGCACTCATCCCTTTCTTAATAGATGAATGTTTTGATTTAtgatagagtaaattacttttttagTCTCTGTTTTAGtgattttaaccacttgagttcaaaatcaaaaagtttaacgccctgagtccctaaccatttattttataacgttttgagtttaattttgttcattttataacgatttgagtaaaaaaaaagtttggactcaaaaggttaaaatttggactcaaaaggactcaaatggttaaagaaaatgtttacagggactcaggtcgttaaactttttgcttttagactcaactagttaaaaccactaaaacacagggactcaaaaagtaatttaccctgatagagtaaattactttttgagtccctttTACCCTGATAGAGTAATTTACCCTTTATGATATTTGATAAAGTAATTTAtgattttggcccatgtggttatattACTTTACCCTTGTAGCCtaaaaaggaatcttttaacatTTGAGCCCTCAAcgttttttttctaacccttttggcccctaacactaaccacatccatttacttttaagggccaaaagggttagaaaaaaagacgttgggggccaAAAGGGTAAGAAAAAAAGATGTGGGCTCAGATATTAAAAGATTTGTTtttaggctaaaagggtaaaagtgatataaccacttgggccaaaatcgtaatttactctctTTGATATTTGATAGCAGCATTATGTGTAACATATAAAAATCTGTCGGTCTCTCATGTATCTGTTGGCCACATTAAGCCAATTAAATTTATACAATATCTTTTACTTTTAAAAGTGAGTATTACATTTGCATTTCTATGATGTCGATTTTGACCAAACAATATCTGTATTATCAGAACCGTTGTTGAAATTTGTTTTTAAGGTTTTTGATTGATGGAAGGAAACACGTTGGATTTCTTTTTGGGTATGTCACAAACTTTTTTTTGTTCTCTTTTGGTTGCTATGTCGAGCGACGAAATCATACTGGTCTTGTAATGTACCGAACCATTATTGACCGGAATGTTATTTTTAACATTGCGTTTGTTTCCATTTAATCTTCTGTTTAAAATCAGTCCGCCTGCCCTGCTGTGAAGCGCGGATTGCGAATAGCATGTGCCAGTACTATAACAAACCAAACCGATACTGATGTAATTCCCATCGCACCTTCATGGCAACACGCGGGTTGAAACCTGCTAATATATCTCTTCTGACTCACTGTTGCAATCCATTGAAGCACCCGATGTGTTCAAATGTCGCAGCCTTTCTTAACCAAAACGAATCATTGTGTCCATGAACCGGACAAATTTGATCTGTCCTGCAAGCACCGTCAAGTTATCCACCAGAACCAACTATCATAGTACTGAACCATGTTTGACTGTTACTATTAAAAATATAAAGGCGGTTCTCAATTGGTTCGTGGCAATGCAAGCGTGCAATGTGACATACATAAAACCTTTAGATCATAAAACCTTCAGCTAAAACCGCTGACTTCATCATCCAAAAGATACAAAGAAACCTTTAAGTAAAACACTTGAATTTGGACTATCAATTTCAGGTTCAAGAATAGATAAGCTAACTGATGCACTTATAACAATAAAGTAAAAGAGTGTTTGGGTTGAATAAATATTCCAAAACTACACACCAAATCTAATTTCTATGTAAATAAACCCATACACAAGTTTTCGTGTACAAACTCTAAACCGGAAATATACAAGAACCTTAAACACTCGATCCGTCAGCTCATCACTTGAAAACAAGCCCACAACAGATGGATTACAAGGGAGAACAAAAAAAGACCCGAACCTGAAGCGACTTCAGCATCCTTCTTTTGTATAAACGGGCTCTTGCCATATTTTTGTGTTCTTTTTCGGGTCATCGGTGAGGCTGAGATCTGTATCGgtctccttgtatgtttttatatatgtttttgcTCCAGCCAGAATAAGCCTTTCTATCATGAACAACTGGTAGTTATTTTCTACTACCGGGTCCAACATCCTGCTATAATTTGACGAATAAGCTAGTTTGTACCTGTAAATCATATATTAAAATACCATATGATGAACTATAATCCCATAGATAAAATTCAAATTGTTTTTTATAATGATAAGTTTTAACAAGTTACCTCACAGAAAGAGGGGAAAAGAAATTCGGTGTCCTTTCATTAGACGCGATAAATATCGTCCGTCCAGGTGGGACCCAGTCCGCTATTCTACAAAGAACAAACTGAGGACGCGTGTCTCGGTCAAGATGAGGATGAAGGGTCCTATCAACACCAAACCGgtcttttcttgtttttaaaATATCACCCCGACGAACATGAATAGCATCATAATCACCAAGAAGTGACATAATCTGGACCAATTCATCAAAAATAAACCAAATATATAAGAATACTTTGGTAACAAAATGAGTCGGGTTAGTAAAATATATTAAGATACCTTCTCTGCTGCATCTCTAAGCTTTTTGGCAGCCATTGAAGGAAGATACGAGTGCGGTAACAACACAGCACTGCGGTTATTCCGATCCTTACATTCCATGAACCTGAATGATTATGGTGATTAATACCTACACACAACACAAAATAATAAATCCAAAAGACACCTAAACTAAAGACAAACTTTTCTTATTTGGACCATGACCATTTAAACTGGAACGTGCTTTTATATAGAATtctagagtaaaatgccattttcgtcccagAGGTTTCGtcaaggtttgtttttccgcatctggatccaaaatgtttgaaatcttgccattttcatccgactcgttaacGCCATCCATTTTCTCTGTTAACTCAGAGGTACTTctgtcttttttgctaacttaaagggcaattcggtctttttcacatTATGTAAAAAGAACGAATACCCTGAAAAAGACGGAATtgcctttaagttagcaaaagaGACGAAAATACctctgacttaacagagaaaaatggatggagttaacgagccggatgaaaatgccaagatttcaaacattttggatccagatgcgaaaaaacaaacctttggacgaaagtcgcaaaactgaccaaccgctgggacgaaaatgacattttactctagaATTCAATATCGATACTATCTATCCAAACGCTAGAGTTTATATGGAGTTTTTTAATCATTACCATGACAAATGATTTGCGGTTCGATTAATAAGCAGAATCTTGGAATATTGACTTTTTTCTTTAAGATCGGCCCGGCTAACTCCTTCCACATGAGCGACTCCTCTTGATCCCAACTTCATACTTGTCGACATTACTTGGAACCATTTTTTTGAATTATCCAAAATTACGGGCACCTTGTTGGATATAAGATCCAGATCGTACAAGGAGTCCATTGCACAAGAGCTTGCAGCCCACCTAACATAGCAACCTTTTACATTATTCATCCGAATAGATTGCGCATAATAAGAAAGCAAAAAGAAGTTACCTTTCCTCTGAAGTAACATTGTCTGAATGATGCAGAATTCCTTTGTTATTATGTATTGGATTTATACACATCCTAGAAGGCATCACAAATGTTCTGAAACATAAAGATTCAAAATCACATTAACTAATGAAAACTATACATAAAAAagacaacaaaaaacaaaaaaaaaaaaaacaaaaaaaaacaaaaaacaaaaatctGGGTCTTGTTCTATCAATCCCAATGTCAACAACCCAAATTAATTTTGACAAAATCAAGTGAAATAATGTGGATTTAAATTGAACAAAATAAGTTAAAGATGAAACCTTTTTAAGACAATTGCTTCTTCAAGAGCACAACGGAGGCTGGACTCCTGATGACCGAGACCTTCGCACGACTTACAGTGTTTCCCGGGACAGTCAATTCGGTTTCCCCAATACAGAAACTTGTCTGAATCACTTTGATAAACGCGGTTATTGAACTGTAAAATGGGGGTTTGAAGTGGGTTTGATCCGGTGGTTGAGATTAGGGATGAGAAGAGGTAGAGGAGTGCGATTGCAGAGATGGTGATTGTGAGGAGCCAGATTGGGGATCTGGAGGATTTGGGTTTGGTTCTTGAGAGTTTGGGGATCGCCATTGGGGTTCTTGAGAGTTTGAGGGGTATAATTCGATCGATTTtgatgaaaaacaaataaataaatatgttgGGCTGTACCGGTAGATTTGATGGTTTAATGATTTGATGTACATGAGACATGTTTTAGGTTTAGAGTCAAAAGGATTAGGGccgtaaacgaaccgaacgttagATGAACAGTTTGTGAACTGTTTGGCGGAGAGTTCGTTTATGTTTATTCATTTAGTAAATGAACGaaaatgaacaagaaatttcgttcgttaaGTTAAACGAACGGAATGAACAAAAGTtctgttcgttcgtttatgttcgtgagaGTTCGGTAATGAGTTCTTTTATGTTTGATCGTTAATGTTTATTTGTGTTCATTCGTTTAAAAGgtttttatatgttgtattttgttcTATTATTTCtagtttttaaaattttgaaacccTGGTTATCTTATATGCCTCTCACAACAACCCTCGTTTCACTATTTCAATTTTAGTTTGTGTAAAGCTTGACAAAGTCTTAATTTTGTGTTTATCATGTTTCTGATAATCACGTCAACTGTGTTTGAATAATTTTTTTAAGTGTTTCTTTATTTTTTGTGGATTCTTCGTAATGTTTTTGATGAAAATGTAGATTTTTAAAATGAACATTGTATTCATTTGGGTTCATAAACGTCGTTTGTGtgcatttatgttcatgaacatttgttaGAGTTCATTTGTGTGtggtaagtgttcgtgaacagttcacaAACTTGTtcgtttccttaatgaacgaacatgaacaagaaatctCGTTTGGtaagcgttcgtgaacagtttATGAATAAGCTTGTTCcctaacgaacgaacatgaacaagaccttgttcgtgttcgttcggttcatttacaaccCTAGAGAGGATGGTAAACCACCAAACAAGACTGTGAACCGAATTGTTTGGGCTCAAGCCGAGAATACTAATTTGCTTCGGTTTGAACGGTTCGATCACTTAAAACACCACTGTTtgatttttaaaatatttattatatttagATTAAGGATATTGTAAAAAGTGGCAAGTGTGTGAGAACTGAGAAGCGTAAGAAATAATATGGTGATGACATGTGTCTTTAATTAAAATTAGAGATTAAAGGTAATAGAGTAATTTCAATAACAATCATTTTAATTAACAAAATCTTTTCATAACTGTTTTGAGAGATTTTAGGAAACAATatagagaaaaatgcaatttgcgtccctgtggtatgtcccaaacatcaacctgagcccctaaattaaatttttggttttttaagCCCCTGACCTTATGAATTCATAACACTTTGAGTCCCTGCCGTCAGTGTTCTGTCAGTTTTACCGTTTGACAGTTGTGAAAAGTCCATAATACCCCCCGCCCTTAATATCTACACTTAATAGCAGACCACCAgtttcattatcatcatcaacagcTCTCCCAACTCCCAATATCTCTCCCAACTcccaagatcatcatcatcatcttcatcgaacAGATCAacagatcatcttcatcatcttcatcgaacatcttcatcatcgaaCATATTAGGTTCATCTTCATCCtcatattgatttttggtttgattcgatgatttgaatgtgtttatattgtgaaaaaacagagggttgattctGGGTTTGATTTTTGATTCCATTCGATGATTTTGGGTTGATTTTGGGTTCCATTCGATGATTTTgggttgattttgaaaaaaaaaaacagagggttgattttgggttccattcgatgattttgggtttgattttgggttgattttgaaaaaacagagggttgattttgggttccattcgatgattttgggttgattttgaaaaaacagagggttgattttggGTTTGATGTATCAACTGAGTATATTGTTCAAAATGCATCAAAACAgaggttttgaatgtgttttggttttgattcttgtgggtttagggtttagggtatcaaaacagaggttttgaatgtgttttggttttggttcttgtgggtttagggtttagggtatcaaaacagaggttttGAATGTGTcttggttttgattcttgtgggttagggtttagggtatcaaaacagaggttttgaatgtgttttggctttgattcttgtgggtttagggtttagggtatcaaaacagaggttttcaatgtgttttggttttgattcttgtgggtttagggtatcaaaacataggttttcaatgtgttttggttttgattcttgtgggtttagggtttagggtatcaaaacagaggttttcaatgtgttttggttttgattcttgtgtgtccatcatattgatttttggtttgattccaTGATTTGGGTTCCTCATATTAAGAACTGATCGGATCAGTGGTTTTGaacgtgttttggttttgattcttgtgtgttcatcatattgatttttggtttgattcgatGATTTGGGTTCCTCATATTAAGAACTGATCGGATCAGTTTCGGATTGATGTGTTCCtcatattgatttttggtttgattcgaatgtgttcctcatttgaatgtgttttgttgtacagaatggctgcggatgtaaagatacgcaaaacaccaactacgaaggcgagaacacttgacaacctcctagaagatggtgcggtgcacataaggaagtgattgatatgaatgaatataaccccagtgtaGCTCTTCGATTTTCCTTGAAATTCCAGAGCTCGTTAATTACATATCTACCacttgggttatattcattcatatgaatgaatataaccccagtggcagatatgtaattaCCTACACTgaggttatattcattcatatctgctacattccgaagtgcacccgtcagtaaagatccacaattgcttgtggatctttgacgttttgtctctgtattgtctgttacggtcttttgttatcgagtctgtaagttccgtcaagtctacgaagttggtatgacgttttgtctctgtattgtatgtattaaaagtttacatttaatatacagtttaggctttaataatttgttatatatagtatacatttaattattagattgcatttatttaaaaagagttaattattagattgcatttatttaaaaataaaagagaatttaggctttaataatttgttatatatagtatacatttaattattagattgcatttatttaaaaagggttaattattagattgcatttatttaaaaataaaagagttaatttgaattattagatttcttaagaaaaaagcaaaaaatgaatttaggggcCCAGGTTGATATTTCACTCATACCATAGGGACGCAAAGCGTTATTAATAATATGCCAAAAGACGGTCTTACCCCTGCCTCAAACAGTCAAACTGACGGCAGGGACTCAAAGTGTTATGAATTCATAAGgtcaggggctcaaaaaaccaaaaatttaatttaggggctcaggttgatgtttgggatataccacagggacgcaaattgcatttttctcaaCAATATATTTGGTATCTTTCTATTATTCTAATTCTGGTCTCAACCAATGTTTAATCCATAAAATTCATATCAACGTTTTTTTAACTCGTAGGTATAAAACACCATACGAAATCCAGAAAACACCACAACTTGAATCTAATACAGTCATAATGTTTTAACATCTAGAATGATTTAATTATTTTGTAAGTATAAAACACTATTCAAATTCCAAAAACACCATAACATGAATCGTAATACattcatggtgttttaacatctggaatGATTGCACTACACATTATGTGTGGTGTTTTTAACCTGCgttcatggtgttttaaacctgcaGTCTAGTATGTGTTCTTCGTATGGTTTTTTAAACCTGCATTGAGGGTGTTTTAAACCTGCAGTACAATATGTGTTCTTCGTATGTTTTTTgcatggtgttttaaacctgcattTACACCTGCATTCATGGTGTTTTACACCTGCATTCTAGTATATATTCTTCgtatggtgttttaaacctgcattCCAGTAGGCTTCATGTCATGCTATACGCAATTTTTTTATCTatataaatataacaatatggtactcatattaaagataacaaaaaactcgttattatggtgtaaattaaaaaaaaaacgttacgtataaaaagttattgacatTAAAAAAAATGGTTGGAACTTGCATGTGCATTAAAGTTGATGACAATTTCTTTATTTAAACAATACAATATAAAAAGACACTATTACCCCTAATCTAGCCAAATTagtcaaaaaaataaaacataatttacatTTTAAGCCCTtcttgatctcaaccattaactACAAGATCTAAGACCTTAAAAcgcttcttacacttctcacaaaaccaCCACTTTTTACATTAACCACACCCATTATATATATACACCATATTTTTAGAGTGGataaataattaattatattttaaaTTGTTTTAAGTAAGCTTTATCACTTTCCTGTAATTATAATTGTATCTAGGGATGGACAAAAAAACCCGAGCCCAACGCctatacccgaaacccgaaacatTTGGGTTTTAATATACCTAAACCTGATGGGTAGGTGACCAGGTATGtgaatgaaaaaaaatatattttgcgGGTATGAAACGGATGTGAGATTAGTTGATACTCGACCCGATTACCCGGAACTATATACCCATTtacacgaaacatatccttcaaattttttaatttttatttgttttatttctAACCCTTGTTTAGTAATGCTTCATTTTAATAACTTCATTACTTGGAAAATAAACTTTACTTTTAAGACACTTATCTTGATGATATTATTTGTATTTGTATGTTATGAATACAAAATTATCTTTTAAAATTTATATTATCatgatatttatatattttagaaAATTTAAACATTTATAGTGATAATGATATGCATGTAATTAATTAAAGTGATAATTCATGTGGATAGGTTTGGGGATTGCCATTGTAGGTGTGATGGAGCTGCGATGAAAGAGGTAATAGGTGGGTTCATAGATGCAAAAGAATTGTATtggacaatttttttttaactgcaaccacactttatatatatatatattatatataaagaGCCAGTAAGGAGGACAATTTTTTAAATGAGAAAATAATATTTGAGAGTGGATGTTTACGATCTGTTACAACTAATTTTGATGAAAAGATATAAATTTTGAATTGAACTGCTAACTACAAATTTGGAGAATGACATAGTGACAAACCAAAGAGTCGGCTTGACTGGTCGGTCTAATGTTTTAACGATTGATCTACATGATAAATTCTGGGTTCCAATTCGGACCGGATGAGTATACCATCAAACAAGATTGTTAACCGAAATGTTTGGACTCAAACTGTGCAAATTGATTCCTTTTGCTTCGGTATGAATGGTTCGATAAGTTTGAATGGTTTTGAACACCACTATTTGATTCTTAAAATGTTTATATATAcatctatatataataaaaattcaACTGAATGAACAGTGATCTAAAAAATATACCAGTGATCTAGGGTATATTAGAATATGGGTATGGGTGGGGGTTGTGGTGTGGGTTGGGTACAACCGctcaagtcaccaccccgggtgggcttagGTTTCGGCGTGGctccttgggcgggggtttcagcccgggtgTTGGGCTGgtctatcaagatgacatgacggaatctcattggccaagacaagtagccgttggccaacgactatgtgtttaaaaaaaattattttttcactgtaaatactcacacttctattcatttttttaccacaactactcctcttctataatcatctctatcttatttaaaaaaaaaaaaaaattctcatccaaccacaataagaaaaatgaatcctcataattgtggttttgacccgaacaaTCTGTGGGCATTTCAAGAAACACCTAGCCCAGCACCCAATCATCCAATTGCTCTCTTTTTAATACACTCCACTATGTCGGATATGACTGGTTACGCATCGTTTATCTCGAATCGTTTGAAGAATGATGTCGGTCGAAAACACCAATGCCTTTCGCGCTGATCTAAAAAGTAAACTGAATTACCAGTGATCTAGGGTATATTAGAATATGGGTATGGGGTGGGGGTTGTGGTGTGTGTTCGGTACAaccgcccaagtcaccaccccgggtgggcttgggtttcggcgtggctccttgggcgggggtttcagcccgggtgTTGGGCTGgtctatcaagatgacatggcggaatctcattggccaagacaagtagccgttggccaacggctatgtgtttaaaaaaaattattttttcactgtaaatactcacacttctattcatttttttaccacaactactcctcttctataatcatctctatcttatttaaaaaaaaattctcatccaaccacaataagaaaaatgaatcctcataattgtggttttgacccgaacaaTCTGTGGGCATTTCAAGAAACACCTAGCCCAGCACCCAATCATTCAATTGCTCTCTTTTTAATACACTCCACTATGTCGG
Above is a window of Helianthus annuus cultivar XRQ/B chromosome 14, HanXRQr2.0-SUNRISE, whole genome shotgun sequence DNA encoding:
- the LOC110908702 gene encoding serine/arginine-rich SC35-like splicing factor SCL30A produces the protein MGGRSYSPSPPPRGGHGRRGRSPSPRGRYGGGGGYGGGGGSRGRESDLPTSLLVRNLRHDCRPEDLRRPFGQFGPLKDIYLPRDYYSGEPRGFGFVQFLDPADAAEAKYQMDGQVLLGRQMTVVFAEENRKKPTDMRSRERRGGGRFNDRRRSPPRRYSRSPPRRYSRSRSHSRDYSPPPKRKQHTRSVSPQEKRHSRERSLSQSPVRERSPPYDGSPRSRSRSPPYNGSRSQNRSPERERLPARDRSPARERRAPRDLSRSRSASPDARDYPRGEPERDISPSP
- the LOC110908701 gene encoding uncharacterized protein LOC110908701 is translated as MAIPKLSRTKPKSSRSPIWLLTITISAIALLYLFSSLISTTGSNPLQTPILQFNNRVYQSDSDKFLYWGNRIDCPGKHCKSCEGLGHQESSLRCALEEAIVLKRTFVMPSRMCINPIHNNKGILHHSDNVTSEERWAASSCAMDSLYDLDLISNKVPVILDNSKKWFQVMSTSMKLGSRGVAHVEGVSRADLKEKSQYSKILLINRTANHLSWFMECKDRNNRSAVLLPHSYLPSMAAKKLRDAAEKIMSLLGDYDAIHVRRGDILKTRKDRFGVDRTLHPHLDRDTRPQFVLCRIADWVPPGRTIFIASNERTPNFFSPLSVRYKLAYSSNYSRMLDPVVENNYQLFMIERLILAGAKTYIKTYKETDTDLSLTDDPKKNTKIWQEPVYTKEGC